The genomic region ACATGCAGTGTCAGAAGAGTATGTACAACAACAAACGTTAGTGGGACGTACTCGTTTTACCACACCTGAATTACAATTATTACAGCACGAATTGTTTAGTGCACGTAACGAAATTGAGGAAGCGGAAAGGGAAGTTTTTGAAAAAATAAAACAAGAGGTTGCTGGTTATATTACTCCATTGAGAAAACTTGCACATGCAGTTGCTCATTTAGATGCGTTGCTAGGTTTGGCTTGTGTTGCATATAACAATGGGTATACAAAACCAATGTTTTCTGATTCTCGCGAAATTATTATTAAAAACGGCAGGCATCCAGTGGTAGAAGGTTCACAAGAAGTAGCTTTTATTCCAAATGATACACAGTTAACTAATCAGGAATCGACATGGATTATTACTGGTCCTAATATGGGCGGCAAGTCGACGTATCTGCGGCAAGTAGCTCATATAACCATTATGGCACATATTGGTTCATTTGTGCCGGCAAAACGGGCAGATATTGCATTGTTAGATCGCATATTTACCCGTATAGGATCAAGCGATAACGTAGCAGAGGGTAAAAGTACTTTTTTAGTAGAAATGGAAGAAACAGCTTCAATTTGTTTGTATGCAACTAAAAATAGCCTCGTTATTCTAGACGAAGTGGGCCGTGGCACCAGCACGTTTGATGGATTAGCTATCGCTCAAGCGGTAGTGGAGTATATTCATTCTACGATCCAGGCACGCTGCTTATTTGCTACTCATTATCACGAATTAACCAACTTACAAAAGCGATTTTCTGGTATTGCTAGTTATTATGCAGCAAGTAAGAAAACAGAACGAGGAATTGTTTTTTTATACAAAATTATACGTGGTATTGCTGATGGTTCATTCGGAATTGAAGTTGCTAAGTTAGCCAGTTTACCGCAAGAAGTTATACATCGGTCCGAAACTATTTTGAAAGAACTTATGCTGCATAACAATACATCAGGCTTGCTAGCTAGTAGTATTTGTGACCATCAAAAAAACGATGTAGCTGGTTCAAGTATGCAAACAGAGCGTATGTATGAGCCAGCTTCAGTTATGGAAAAAGAACGTGTTGACGAAAACAAAAAGCTCAAAGAGCAGTTAAAAAAATTGGGCGAAATAGATTATGAGAATCTCTCGCCCAAAAAAGCATTTGATTTATTGTGGAGTTTGAAAGAAAATTAACTGTTATTTCTTTACTTGTGTAAATAATATTGTAAACAATTTACCTATCAAAGTTAATACAGTCAGTGCCACAATTACTGAATAGTTTACCCTTATTTTTATGTGGTAAATTATTTTGCCTCAATACGTTATGGCAATGATCTTCAGTGAGATTTTTTACCCAGTTATAACTTATCCATAATGCTATTGTTGGTACGCAATATGGCATAACCTTTGGATATAAAAATGCAATAAATGGATTAATAATCATTTTTGGTACGCGTTTTAAAAAATGAAATGTACGCCAATAGTGTAAACCAGTGCTAATTTTTTTACGAAAGAGAAATGCAATACCGCCGTGGACAAGTACAGATACAATACCTGGACGTTGGTATACTGTTTGAACAAGGCTAGAGCTATAAAAAGGTCTTTTATCTCGATATCCATCGGTTTGATCTGTTTGATTTGCTTGAATTAAACTAAATGTTAAGAACATACTTAAAAAAGTTGTTGTTAATACACGTAACATAATATATAATCTCCATTTATTATTTTTCTGCTGAGTTATTACATAGATCTTTACAACCATAGGTAAGTCCAAATCGCACGGTACATTTGTTGTGGGGGATACCTTTACCAAGTAGTTCAACGTGACATGCATTTTTTCCCACTGTTGTTATGCCTGTATGAGTTGCAATTAAACATGCAATAAGTGAGCCTCCAGGAATCAAAAATCCAATAACGTTTTTATATACAAAGTTAATGCTCGATTTTGCTATTTTTGATCTGCTAAATAGATTAAGAAATCTTTCTGGTGTTTGTACGAGCGTGTGCTTGGACCACCATTTGAATGTGTGAATAATTCGTTTACGCACAATAAATCCGGTTAGAGCCAACCCTACATACATTGGGATTGTAAATATTTGAGGATAGTCGTATCCCCACTGAGCAAGTAAATGTTTTTTTGGTTGTTGTTGCCATTGTAGTTGTTGAATCTTTTTTTTCCAGCTATTTTTTTGAGCATGAGCGAAGCTAAATAACAAACATATAATGAGAAACGCTGCAGTTAATTTACGTAACATAATAATCTACCACCTATTTAACATAATTTATATACCATATATGTATTATTATTGCAGATTGAAATTATTTGTCAAAGGGGTGAGGAATGGAAGTGTTTATTTAGAACATGAGGGTAGATTAAATACTGTTTTTTGCTATACTAAAAAACTAAGAACTACATTTTATCGATAGGATGAGACACAATGGAACATGTAGAAAAATTCGATAAATACGCCATATTTCAAACTGGTGGCAAGCAATATCAAGCCATAGAGGGTAAAACAATTGCTATCGAAAAAATAGAAGGCGAAGCCGGTACCCCTTTAGAGTTTAAAGAGGTTCTTTTTAAAAAGTCTGGCAATGAACAGTTTGAAATCGGTCAACCATATCTCGCAACACCGATCAAAGCGTCTATTATCAAACAGATGAAAGACAAGAAAAAGATTGCGTTCCGCTTTAAACGTCGTCAAAAAGTGCGTGTCAAACAAGGGCACAGACAGCCGTTGACGGTTATTAGAATTGAATCAATATAAAAATTTTGATTTAGTAAGTAAAAGAACCCAGTATAAAAAACTAGGTTCTTTTTGTTTATTCTAATAGTTTGATTTATAGCTTAGTGATCTTTTCCATGTGCTTATTTTCACCGGCTACAATAATTTTGTCATTTTCAGCAATAACATATTGCGGATCGGTAGAAACAATATTTTCATCAACCTGAACACCTATACATTTTACCTGGTATTTTTGATATAAGTGAAGTTCTTCAAGTGTTTTACCTATCATTGATTCGGGTGCTGTAATCTGACTGATAGAGTAATTCTTTGTTAATCGTACTAGTTCAGTATACGGTGTACTTAAATTATCCGCCAAGCGAATACCAATTTCTTTTTCTGGAAGAATGACTTCATCAGCACCAACCAACTGTACAATTTCTTTATGGATTTCGTTAATAGCGCGAGTGATAACGGTATGTGTTTTAAGTCTTTTTTTCAAAAGTGCGGTAATCAAAATTGATTGAGCAAAATTTTCTCCCATTGCTACTATAACGGTGTCCATTTCATCCACACCTACTGATCGCAGTGATGCTTCATCGGTAACTCGCATGCATACAGCCTGAGTGACTCTATCGCGAATTGATGCAACAATGCCTTCATTGCTGTCAATGGCCATTACTTCCATACCATTTTCTGCCAATCCAGCTGCTACTTGATAACCAAAACGCCCTAGACCAATGACACAAAACTTCATATAAGTATTCCTACTGTTACAGTGTACCTAACCCTAACATTACGGTGCATTCTTTATGTTTATTATACTAAATAAGAAAGTACTATACCAAGAAAAAAGCGCTAAAAAAAGGTTTTTATAAGAAAACATTACCAATAAAACCAACAGATAAGGAATAATATGATAGCGCTAAGAATTGCGATAACCACCCAATGTAAGTATCGATCAATAGTTTTTTTCATATGATGTCCCCATTTTTTCATTATAATAGCAATTAAAAAGAATCGAGTACCTCTTGCAATGGCTGAGCACAACACAAAGGGAATAAAAGAAAGCTTGCAAAATCCGGCTGTTAATGTTGCGGCTTTATAGGGTATAGGGGTAAAGCCAGCAACTAATATAGCCCAATATTCATATTTTTTATATTGTGAACACAAAAAAACAAATGAATCGGCGCTTATCATTTTGTTAACAAGCCAATTATGAATTATTTGGTAACCTAATTGATACCACAAGAAAAAACCAATCATATAACTAGTAATACCACCAAAAACAGAACCTATTGTTGCAATGGTAGCAAACCATAATGAATACTCTCTTTTTTCTATACAATAAAAAATAAGCATAGGGTCGGTTGGCAGGAAGCAAATTGCTTCTAAGTAAAAAAGTATACCAAGTGCAAGCGAAGCATATTTTGAGTTTACTTTAGAACACATCCATGTGTACGTACGCTGAAACATTACCGCCTTTTTGTTTTCACTTCAAATAATTTTTAATCTGATCAATGGCGATGCGATCTTGTTTAGTTGTATCACGATCTCGAATTGTAACCTTGCGATCATTCTCGCTGTCAAAATCGTATGTAAGGCAATATGGTGTACCAATTTCGTCTTGTCGGCGATAACGCTTACCAATAGAGCCTGAGACATCAAATTGCACGCGATATCCAGCTTCCTTCAAGCGGTGAAAAATTTCTTCAGTTTGTATACTTTGTTTTTTGGTTAGTGGCAACAATGCTACTTGTATGGGTGCTAGCTGTGGTGCTAAACGAAGTACTGTGCGAGTTTCACCCTCAATAGTATCTTCATCATACGCATCAAATAACACTGTTAAGAATAAACGATCAACGCCAACAGAGCACTCAACAACGTGTGGAGTATATGTTTGCTGGGTTGCATCATCAAATACGCCTAATTCTTTACCAGAATATTGAGAATGTTGCTTTAGGTCAAAATTACCACGATGTGCAATTCCCTCAAGTTCTTTAAAACCAAATGGAAATTCGTATTCAATATCAGTACATTGTGTTGAGTAGTGGGCAAGCTCGTCTTTTTCGTGTTTACGCAGACGAATTTTTTTATCATTGAGACCAATTGTTTTATAAAAATCAAAACGTGTTTGTTGCCACTGTTCAAAATAGGTTCCGGCATGTTCTGGTTTACAAAACCACTCAATTTCCATTTGTTCAAATTCACGCATACGGAATAAAAATTGCTTAGGTGTAATTTCATTTCTAAAAGCTTTACCAATTTGCGCGATGCCAAACGGAATTTTTACTCGTGTTGTTGAAAGAATGTTTTTGAAGTTTACAAAAATTGATTGTGCAGTTTCTGGACGAAGATATGCAATAGATGTTGTATCTGCAGCAGCACCTACTTGCGTTTTGAACATCATGTTAAATTGGCGCGTATCAGTCCATTTCTTTTGCCCGCAATGTGGACAGGGTTTTTCCAAATGTATTTCATCTGCCCGGTAACGATGTTTGCAGTTAAGGCAATCAACCATTGGGTCGTGGAAATGCTGAACGTGTCCTGATGCTTCCCATACGGCTGGTGCACCGAGTAAAGAACCCTCTAAATACACAATATCAAAATTAGTTTTATCAAGTGATTTTTTCCATGCATTGCGAATATTTTCTTTTAACAAGCTTCCCAGAGGGCCAAAATCGTATACACCGTTTAGGCCGCCATATATTTCTGCTGATTGGTAAACAAACCCTTTTCTCTTACATAATGCAGTGAGTTTTTCTAGCGTTACTGACATTGTTGTTTTCCTTATGGCCCGCTGCTGTGCAGGTTTAGAAAAAGTACGAATACGTATTTAAATTATATATTATACTCATTCATATAGTGGCAGTCTATTGAGAGATGTCAGACAAGTTGCAGGTACGCGTGAACCGTTTTGATTTTTATTGTCAAAAGGCACTATTTGTCTGCGGCTGGTCTTTGTATCAAAATTGAGCTAGACTGAACCAAAATATGACGAAATGTGACAAAAAAATGAAAGTTGCATGTCGATGTTGTTTCAAATAGAAAAACCCAAGGAGAACTTCTGTGGAACAAGTTAAATCAATTTTGTGTGCGGCATTAGGTTTTTTATGCCTAACCGTTGTTGGTGGCATAGGATTTATATGGAAGATGTATCATAATCAGCAAGAGCTCTACAGTATGATGAATGGTCTTGTTGGTGAGCGTGGACAGGTAGCTAGTAGTATCGATGTGAATCAACCGATAATACAAAGAGTGGTGTCACAATCACAAGTGTGGCGGCCTGTTCAAAAAAAAGTTAAAGATACAGTTGTACAAATTTTTGCTCAAACGGCTGAATTTAATATGTTAGAACCGTATAAGGCGCCGACACAGAAGACATCGCGTGGAAGTGGTTTTTTTATTCGGTATGAAGGTAATGTTTGTCTGATCACCAATGCGCATGTTATTAATCAAGCAAAAGCCATATGGTTCCAAGTACCATCGATGGGAAAACAGTTTTTGGATGCAGAAATTAAAGGAATAAGCCCCGACCACGATCTTGCACTTTTGCAATTAACT from Candidatus Dependentiae bacterium harbors:
- the rplU gene encoding 50S ribosomal protein L21: MEHVEKFDKYAIFQTGGKQYQAIEGKTIAIEKIEGEAGTPLEFKEVLFKKSGNEQFEIGQPYLATPIKASIIKQMKDKKKIAFRFKRRQKVRVKQGHRQPLTVIRIESI
- a CDS encoding TrkA family potassium uptake protein, which translates into the protein MKFCVIGLGRFGYQVAAGLAENGMEVMAIDSNEGIVASIRDRVTQAVCMRVTDEASLRSVGVDEMDTVIVAMGENFAQSILITALLKKRLKTHTVITRAINEIHKEIVQLVGADEVILPEKEIGIRLADNLSTPYTELVRLTKNYSISQITAPESMIGKTLEELHLYQKYQVKCIGVQVDENIVSTDPQYVIAENDKIIVAGENKHMEKITKL
- a CDS encoding DedA family protein; this encodes MFQRTYTWMCSKVNSKYASLALGILFYLEAICFLPTDPMLIFYCIEKREYSLWFATIATIGSVFGGITSYMIGFFLWYQLGYQIIHNWLVNKMISADSFVFLCSQYKKYEYWAILVAGFTPIPYKAATLTAGFCKLSFIPFVLCSAIARGTRFFLIAIIMKKWGHHMKKTIDRYLHWVVIAILSAIILFLICWFYW
- a CDS encoding glycine--tRNA ligase — its product is MSVTLEKLTALCKRKGFVYQSAEIYGGLNGVYDFGPLGSLLKENIRNAWKKSLDKTNFDIVYLEGSLLGAPAVWEASGHVQHFHDPMVDCLNCKHRYRADEIHLEKPCPHCGQKKWTDTRQFNMMFKTQVGAAADTTSIAYLRPETAQSIFVNFKNILSTTRVKIPFGIAQIGKAFRNEITPKQFLFRMREFEQMEIEWFCKPEHAGTYFEQWQQTRFDFYKTIGLNDKKIRLRKHEKDELAHYSTQCTDIEYEFPFGFKELEGIAHRGNFDLKQHSQYSGKELGVFDDATQQTYTPHVVECSVGVDRLFLTVLFDAYDEDTIEGETRTVLRLAPQLAPIQVALLPLTKKQSIQTEEIFHRLKEAGYRVQFDVSGSIGKRYRRQDEIGTPYCLTYDFDSENDRKVTIRDRDTTKQDRIAIDQIKNYLK